CATCCCCTCTGGAGCCCCCACCTGCGCGAGGTAGGCCTCCAGGGCGAGAGCATAAGGGGCTGCATGGATCCCGTATTCTTCGTAGACCGAGTCACAGTAGGCCAAAGCTGAATGCGCGGAGTTTCGGTACCGTCGGTCGCCAACCGAAGCCCCTATGTTCACAAGCCAGACCGCTGCGTAAGCGTTTTCGGCGAAGTTGCGAACGGGCCTCGCAAGCGCCGGGGGGTCCTCAGGATCTGCGAACCGCGAATAGAACCCCGCGTCAGCCGCGGCGTAGTTCGCGATCAGTCTGTCGGCGAGGGCGGCCGAGCGCCCGATCCACACCGATTCCCCAGTAGCGCCGTGCGCGGCAAGGCAGGCGGCCCCTACGGAGATGAGGTCATGGGCAAGGCCCCACACGTGCGCCTCCCCGTCGAAGAAGTGCGCAAGCCCCCGGTCAGGCGAGAAGCACTTCTCAAAGATGGACTCCAGCACCGCGATCCCCCGCTTGATCCAGTCCGTCCGTTCGAAGGCCTGCCCCGCCTTTATCATCCCTTGCGCGCCTATGCCGTTCAGGTCCACATACAAGGTTCGGTCCACCGAAGGGGGCTTCACACGCACCCTTTCCTCCAGGGGAAGTAAATAGTATTCCTCATCGGCATCCTGCGATCCAGCCCACCCGTTCCACACTGGCATGAACAGCGTCGCGTTCAGATACCTCACTATGTCTGACGCCACCCGAGGATAGAGAGGGTCCGGGCTCGCCGCGTTTGCCCGGACGAGGACGGCGAGAAGGAGGGAGTTGTCGAGGAGCATCTTTTCAAAGTGCGGTACGCTCCAGTCCCGGTTAGTGGAGTAACGAAACAGCCCACCCTCCACGTGATCATAGGTTCCCCCCCCGGTCATGGCCTCAATGGTCTTCGCGAATATCTCCCGGTAAAGAGGTTCACGGTCACGGACATACGCACCTATGACGGCGTCGATCGCGTCAGTCATCGGGAATTTGGGTGCCCGGCCGAACCCCCCATGCTCGCGGTCGAATGCTGCGACCACTGCGCCCAGGATGTCTCGAATGACACCCCGAGACGGGTTGAATCCGAATCGGTCCACCTTATCTGTGTCACCGTCTGTCTCCGTGTCCGGTGCGACCTCTGACTCTACCACACGCAGAGCTGCAGGGTAGGCCTTCAGAACACGGTTGAGCCACTCCGTCATCCCCCGTGGAGGGA
The sequence above is a segment of the Bacillota bacterium genome. Coding sequences within it:
- a CDS encoding DUF255 domain-containing protein; amino-acid sequence: MKNTTGIRIHPGAERARDIDWYEWGRHPFGVAKAERKPVLLAISGVWCHWCHVMDQTTYSDPEVIRLINERFVPIRVDTDMRPDINDRYNMGGWPTTAILTPDGTAIAGATYIPPRGMTEWLNRVLKAYPAALRVVESEVAPDTETDGDTDKVDRFGFNPSRGVIRDILGAVVAAFDREHGGFGRAPKFPMTDAIDAVIGAYVRDREPLYREIFAKTIEAMTGGGTYDHVEGGLFRYSTNRDWSVPHFEKMLLDNSLLLAVLVRANAASPDPLYPRVASDIVRYLNATLFMPVWNGWAGSQDADEEYYLLPLEERVRVKPPSVDRTLYVDLNGIGAQGMIKAGQAFERTDWIKRGIAVLESIFEKCFSPDRGLAHFFDGEAHVWGLAHDLISVGAACLAAHGATGESVWIGRSAALADRLIANYAAADAGFYSRFADPEDPPALARPVRNFAENAYAAVWLVNIGASVGDRRYRNSAHSALAYCDSVYEEYGIHAAPYALALEAYLAQVGAPEGM